The window GCGTCCCTTTTGTCTCGTCCGGAGAATAGATACTGATGGAGCTCCTCAGCGTCTTCCTGATTCCGGAAATGACCTCAGCAACCAGTTTGAGTTGCGTATCGCCTATGATAACGACCTCTGCCGCCTCAGCCCTCGATATAAGCATCACCGGGGCAAGTGCGGCAAAGAGCGTAATCAGTATGAAGAGACCGCTTCTTTTCACCATAACCTCAAAGGTTGTATGTAAGCGTCTTGCAGCAATGCCCTTTCCCTTAAAATTTATACACGATATTTACCAATACCGAAATGCCTTCGCGAGGGAAATCATCCGGAATCTTGTTGGCACCTCCGGAGGTGTCCGGATCATGGTAATGCTTGTTAAACAGGTTGTGGCCGACCAGCTGAAACTCCAGGCCCTTGTATAACCCATGGGCTGTTAAGGCAATATCCACTGTTGTATATGAAGGCATCTCAGACCGGATGTCACCCTGGGCGCGGGGCCGTGCGCCTGTCCACTGGATATCGCCATGCAGATTCAGATATCGGCTCAGACCGTAATTCAGACTGGCAGTTGCCCGATGGGAGGGGACGTATGGCAAACGCTGGCCGGTGACGCCGTCACGCGGGTCCTGCCAGGCATAGGTCGTTTTCCAGCGGATGGAATCAAAGGCCCTGCCTTGCAGCCCCGCCTCCACTCCCTGAATATCGGCCCTGCCTGCATTGATAAAGCTGGTAGGGGTCACGCTGCCGTCTCTCGTGATCAAATCGTCAATGTCGCTATGGAAGTAGTTGAGTTCAAGCTGTAGTGTTCGTGAAATACGATATGCCACCCCCGCCTCAAGAGTCTCGATCCTTTCCGGCTTGAGATTTGGGTTGCCTGCATTTGATACCGTGTTTATGTTGTACAGCTCCTGGAAATTGGGGGCGCGGAAGGCCCGGCCATAGAGCAGTTTCAAATCGGCGTTTTCCAGAACAGTCCATACCAGACCTGCCCGCGGGCTGATGGCATCGCCAAAGTCACTATAGTGGTCATAACGGGCGCCTACGGTCAGATTGATACTCTTTGACAACTGCCACTCGTCCTGAAGGTAAAACGATGCATTCTGCCTCCCCACCTCCCGGTTCCAGTTGGCCACCTCCTGGAGCGGACCAACATAAGCTCCTGTCAATGGATTGAAGTTGGCAAGTCGTTTGACCCCGTACTGCTGGAAATCCTCGTAGACCAGACCCGTGCTCAGGCGGTTCCCTTTGAAAGGCTCCCAAGCGATCTGCCACTCTGTGCCGATAGTCCCATTTTGCATTATAGGCTCGCCTATCCTTCCCTCGGGGAAGCTGTTATTGAATCCGTTGGGGAGAGACTTGACAAGCGGGTCCTGGCTGTAGTGATCGTAATAGAGCTTGATCGTGGCGTCAAGATTCTCACTGATGCGCCGGTTCCAGGCAAGCTCACCCCAGTAGTTTTCGATATCACAATAATGGTTGGTTCTGTCCGTGACTGCAAAACCGAAGCCGATATAGTACCCTTTACGCGAAGTGAGATAGTGCCCCCTGAAGGAGAAGTCGCCGTAGACTACCTTCAGGAAGGCATCAGTCTGTTTGACATCAAGATGCGGTGCACCCGGCGCAGCTGAAAAAGGCGTGCTCCTGAGGACGTCTGACGCTACACGCAGATTGGGGCCGCTGCTGCGGTAGTAGTCTATACTCCCCGAGGCTGCCAGCTTGTCGCCATGGACAGCAGCTCCAACCAGATTGCCCTTAAAGGTATCAAAACTGCCGCCGCTTATCTTTGTCTCCAGACCGTCAATCTCTTCGGCATCACGGGTGATGATATTGATCGTGGCCATGAAGGCGCTGCTGCCATAGAGTGCGGAACCCGGGCCGCGTACCACCTCCACCTGTTTTATATTCTCGACCGGAAGTGTATCGGCCAAGAGATGAAGACCGCTGCCAAATGAATTCTTATTAATGGAGTGCCCGTCGATCATAATCAGGATTTTTTCATTGAACGTCGTTCTTATCCCGCGCACCTCAATCATATTTACACCATATTCATTCATCGAGATGCCGACTCCAGGCACCATCTTCAGTACGTCAAGCAGATTGCGCGCACCCATATCCCTGATTTCATCAGCGGTGATGACGGTGGCAACGGCAGGGGCCTTGCGCAGCGGAGTTGAGCGTTTAGTGGCGGTGACAAGGTCTTTTTCTTCATACAGGAGCTGAAGCTCGGCTGTTTCGTCAGGAGCCGCTGCCGCAGTCGCCTGAGGGGTCTGGGTCACGGTCTCAACTGCCTCCGCCTGCCAACTGGGGAGTAACAGACAGAACAGAAACAGCACAACAAATAACGATTGGACTTTCATGCCTTGCCTCCTTCCAGTTCCTTTATCTTCTCCTTTAATTCCTTCATGCGCAGCTCCCTGCCAACAAAGAGTTTGTTCATCTTTCC of the Nitrospirota bacterium genome contains:
- a CDS encoding TonB-dependent receptor, which gives rise to MKVQSLFVVLFLFCLLLPSWQAEAVETVTQTPQATAAAAPDETAELQLLYEEKDLVTATKRSTPLRKAPAVATVITADEIRDMGARNLLDVLKMVPGVGISMNEYGVNMIEVRGIRTTFNEKILIMIDGHSINKNSFGSGLHLLADTLPVENIKQVEVVRGPGSALYGSSAFMATINIITRDAEEIDGLETKISGGSFDTFKGNLVGAAVHGDKLAASGSIDYYRSSGPNLRVASDVLRSTPFSAAPGAPHLDVKQTDAFLKVVYGDFSFRGHYLTSRKGYYIGFGFAVTDRTNHYCDIENYWGELAWNRRISENLDATIKLYYDHYSQDPLVKSLPNGFNNSFPEGRIGEPIMQNGTIGTEWQIAWEPFKGNRLSTGLVYEDFQQYGVKRLANFNPLTGAYVGPLQEVANWNREVGRQNASFYLQDEWQLSKSINLTVGARYDHYSDFGDAISPRAGLVWTVLENADLKLLYGRAFRAPNFQELYNINTVSNAGNPNLKPERIETLEAGVAYRISRTLQLELNYFHSDIDDLITRDGSVTPTSFINAGRADIQGVEAGLQGRAFDSIRWKTTYAWQDPRDGVTGQRLPYVPSHRATASLNYGLSRYLNLHGDIQWTGARPRAQGDIRSEMPSYTTVDIALTAHGLYKGLEFQLVGHNLFNKHYHDPDTSGGANKIPDDFPREGISVLVNIVYKF